The genomic segment CAGGATTTCGAATAATAGTATGATCAGAGTTCAACATACGGAGATTGATCCGAATGGATCGGCCAGTTTTCAAGGGATTATCAAGGCGCTCTCTTGGATGATATTGGTGAATGCTGAATGCACCCCGGCTATTATGACCTATCTTCGTGCCGGATAACTCCATACGCTTAATAAAGTCATCGTCTTCGTGTCCCCATCCAACAATA from the Verrucomicrobiota bacterium genome contains:
- a CDS encoding galactosyltransferase-related protein → IVGWGHEDDDFIKRMELSGTKIGHNSRGAFSIHQYHPRERLDNPLKTGRSIRINLRMLNSDHTIIRNPAGWGNLEMEHIS